A part of Augochlora pura isolate Apur16 chromosome 1, APUR_v2.2.1, whole genome shotgun sequence genomic DNA contains:
- the LOC144470150 gene encoding uncharacterized protein LOC144470150 produces the protein MRLKNIFKHALYLLPLYFATSILQIITEIDVPELQLLASHLKPEECVKLVSLDSPYPLSDEDVQKLAREQNCFRILVKWICQLRTVTKNTCPIVNDLLERIGRRDLAECLTELKMKTSKSPKVVRDVQLAGDTEDEEGAATTTMPTVTTKAEDIKADNQTANKTLTKTSALGQKTLKISLRTAGLVVAFTILLTCCCTLFIRNRLANLWNKIFRRKKKKKGKLIAALEDDDEVSKSYFIRKSRVKKKKSPSYELINTGTQNTMLITPAETEPEPSPTNCYKCYKKKRKKSTRRPHR, from the exons ATGCGCTTAAAGAACATTTTCAAGCATGCCCTTTACCTACTTCCGTTGTACTTTGCTACTTCCATTCTGCAG ATTATTACTGAAATCGACGTACCGGAACTGCAACTATTAGCATCGCACCTAAAGCCAGAAGAATGTGTGAAACTCGTCTCCTTGGATTCTCCGT ATCCACTGTCGGACGAAGACGTACAAAAGCTAGCACGAGAACAGAACTGTTTCCGAATACTAGTGAAATGGATTTGTCAATTAAGGACAGTTACAAAGAACACATGCCCAATTGTAAACGACCTCCTCGAACGAATCGGAAGAAGAGATTTAGCTGAGTGTCTCACCGAACTCAAGATGAAAACTTCGAAGTCGCCGAAGGTGGTTCGTGACGTTCAGTTAGCCGGTGACACGGA AGATGAGGAAGGAGCTGCAACAACTACAATGCCAACCGTTACTACGAAAGCGGAGGACATTAAAGCTGATAATCAGACtgcaaataaaacattaactaAAACCAGTG CCTTAGGACAAAAGACCTTGAAGATTTCGCTACGAACTGCCGGACTCGTTGTAGCATTCACTATACTTCTCACTTGTTGTTGCactttatttataagaaacagATTGGCGAATCtctggaataaaatatttagaagaaaaaagaaaaagaaagg GAAATTGATAGCTGCGTTGGAGGACGATGACGAGGTATCAAAAAgctattttataagaaaatcgcgagtgaagaagaaaaaatcgcCATCGTACGAGTTAATCAACACAGGCACGCAGAACACCATGCTTAttacacctgcagaaacagaaCCAGAACCGTCGCCAACGAATTGTTACAAATGTTacaagaagaagagaaagaaaagcacGAGGAGGCCGCACAGATGA
- the LOC144470208 gene encoding uncharacterized protein LOC144470208, translated as MELMRKLLGYSDIVKYIKESHRPVGLLDAEDYHLANALEFPEHKVVRRYASKNDKHSSVRKMKGKKKRAHKEHSEHSVRQKKRNHGAASTSHHDVTHKNHKLKKKENKFNRTTCYLQKHQSLCISIVFILVFIILILAAVYYLHKRSRLKARGTRFNWIGRKEDKNTLTDYIEWNDEAVCTCSDVHIGSAKKCPLCNRIYQTASHISKKCLSCMGVKRSTNKSKKKRFGFLQKCFGDKKKEKNLENRDWKKTDRKTVLNKKETFPSSIQRDQQCACCKCNLNNREKMLREEEYRKKILQKLKAKKRKEKKRRKEEMGKAQKYANICFKETCK; from the exons ATGGAGTTGATGCGAAAGTTATTAGGATACTCCGACATCGTAAAGTATATAAAAGAAAGTCACAGACCGGTTGGCTTATTGGATGCAGAAGACTACCATTTAGCAAATGCGTTAGAATTTCCAGAACACAAAGTTGTGCGAAGGTATGCGTCGAAAAATGATAAACATTCGTCCGTTAGGAAAAtgaaaggaaagaagaaaagagccCATAAAGAACATTCCGAGCATTCTGTGAGGCAAAAGAAACGAAACCATGGCGCAGCATCAACAAGTCATCATGATGTTAC tcacaaaaatcataaattgaaaaagaaggaaaacaaatttaaccGAACGACCTGCTACTTACAGAAACATCAGTCTCTCTGCATATCGATCGTGTTTATTCTAGTCTTCATTATCTTAATACTGGCCGCAGTTTATTATCTTCATAAGCGAAGTCGTTTAAAGGCACGTGGTACGCGATTCAA tTGGATCGGACGTAAAGAAGACAAGAACACTTTAACCGATTACATTGAGTGGAACGATGAAGCTGTATGTACCTGCTCGGACGTTCATATCGGAAGCGCAAAAAAATGTCCACTCTGTAATCGGATTTATCAAACTGCTTCGCATATTTCTAAGAAATGTTTAAGTTGTATGGGGGTAAAGAGGTCGACAAATAAATCGAAGAAGAAACGGTTCGGTTTCCTCCAGAAATGTTTTGGAGataagaagaaagaaaagaatttggAAAATCGAGATTGGAA GAAAACTGACAgaaaaacagttttaaataagaaggaaaCTTTTCCAAGCTCTATCCAGAGAGATCAACAGTGTGCTTGCTGTAaatgtaatttgaataatagag AGAAAATGCTTCGCGAAGAAGagtatagaaaaaaaatactgcAAAAATTGAAGGCGAAAAAACGcaaggagaaaaaaagaagaaaagaagaaatggGTAAGGCTCAAAAATACGCGAATATATGTTTCAAGGaaacttgtaaataa
- the Mrps21 gene encoding mitochondrial ribosomal protein S21, with product MACRRHAQFIARTVLVRDGSVDQCSRVLNGILAREKLFEQYRRTRTYEKPTQTRRRINYEKCRAIYNEDMSRKIKFILRTNREDPYPACS from the coding sequence ATGGCATGCAGACGACATGCTCAATTTATTGCCAGAACTGTTCTGGTTAGAGATGGCAGTGTTGATCAATGTAGCAGAGTTCTAAATGGCATATTGGCACGAGAAAAACTTTTTGAACAATATAGGCGCACTAGAACTTATGAAAAACCTACACAAACAAGACGGAGAATAAATTATGAGAAGTGTAGGGCTATCTATAATGAAGATATGAgcaggaaaattaaatttattttaaggaCAAACAGAGAAGATCCATACCCTGCATGTTcttaa